In the Colletotrichum lupini chromosome 4, complete sequence genome, ACGCTTCCGCACAGAATCGCTTGTCTCGAGGCCGCCCAGCTGGCCTCGGGGGTCCGTCTCCATGAAGCTGCGCAACCTTTTATCTTGTTAGTTAACGGGGAAACATCTCTAATAGGGACTGGAAAGGCAGAGAGAGGGAGTCCCAGGCTGAACATACGCGACGAGTGCAGTCCTCACGCCCCACGCAGGCTGCCACGTCTCTTCGTGGTGGCCGCTGATGCTTAGACAAATCTCCCTGTTGGTTTCGAAACGGCCGCTGGGTGTAAGGAACCGGAAACTCGGCGGGCGGAGAGGATATGTAGGCGGCAACACGATACGGCCATGGTAGATGCCTTCGCTGTAGGAGGAGTTGGGTGGCCCGCGGAAAGTGAAGTGCCATTCGAATAGATCTGATTCTAATGGAGTAGCCGTATAATCTGGTGATGGAGAGCTGGAGAGTTCTTGGGCTTCGCGCACTGATTTGGGTCCGATTGATTAGCGAGCTTCTGAGTGGTCAGATGGATAAGAATCCAACGTTTGAGAGGCATCTTACATATGCGCCGTATAGTCGGTGACTTTGAGTTGAACTTAGGAGTTGCCATGTTGCATACGCTGGTTGTTGTAGAGTTAGGTGATGTAATCGTCCGCTGATCGATAATCGGCGTAAGTCGTCGTGTCTAGATATCCAGTTGACAAAATAATCCAGACCGGGAAGAGGTGGCTTTTTATTGAACGAGCGAGCGTCTGTGTCGGGTTAGGTCGCAAAAGTTTGCGTAGAAGAATGGATAGTTGATGCAGGCGCAGATAGACAGGCTGGTGTTGAACAAGTGTATGAGTGTATGTATGTGTACGTGACAGGTGGAGGGATAGGTGGCACTAACCATCTCATGCCGCGACTGTCACTGGAGTTGGGGAGGGGTGGGTTCTTATCCGGCCGGGGGGGCTTAACGGTGGAATCGACGACCACCTACCCTGACGCCGCTAATTGAGTGCCCAGGGGTTTGAGCCTTTGTACTGACCTGGAGAGTAGGTACTGCGGCAATGAGGCGCTGCAAGTTTGAACTCGGAAGAATGAGGTGCTGCTAGCCAAGCACCCAATGGAAGGTTGGTGGGTACCGAATAGGTATCCATCCCTAAGGTAAGGAACGgagtacctaggtacctacGTGCCTTGCAAGTCTTGACAAAGGAGACACGTACCGAGTGAATGGAGCACGAGTCACTCAGTGCTCTTGGGTGGGTAGTCCCCTGGGCCAAGACGAAAAGAGAGACTTAGAATGCACTTTCTGCCATTGGTCCAACACTCCGGCACAAGCCGACTTACCTAAGCATCCAAGGACCTCTCAGATTGTCAGTCCGTCAACGACGTTTCTTCCTACGGGACTGATGAACGGCCATCACTGTCCGAATTTCCCGACCTAGTTTCCCAGCAAAGCTTAGAACGCCTAGAGGCAAAGGCGAATCCGAGGTATGTGAGCCCACTCGACCGGACTCAATTGAGTTTCTGGCGGCCTGCTGACGAGTTGCAACCTCAAGAATCCCTCCATCCATTCCTCTCCCTCGAGAATCTTCCCGGAACGACGCGCCTGGCGTATCGACTTTCGCCATGTATACCGGCCCCAAGCCTCCGACGCCTCACGTCCCTGGTGTGTACCGCTTCACAGCGACTGCCCTGGGCGCTGGCATGTGGTTCTTCGTATGTCCCTTAACGAAGCCCTTATTGATACCGCGAGGCCGAGGAAGCTAATGTCATTCTGCGCCATCGATAGCTCATGTACCGCGCGAAGAAAGACGGTATATTCCCTACAACTTTCGATAATACTGATTGCGTGATTGCTGACGGAAATGTGCAGGAGCTGTGTTGCTGGGCTGGAAGCACCCTTGGGATCACTGAACCGAAAGCTCTAAAGATGGGTGGTCTAGTGAACAAGAAGTTTGAGGAATACGCGCAAGATGCGCGATATCAACAGATCATTCGGCATTCGCCAGTCCAAAAGTCAGGCAAATATAGGCAGAGGAATCAACGATTAGCTACTCTATTATGGGTGCAAAGCAATTGCGGCAAGCCCAACCATGCTTGGGTTCATCTCTGTCCGTCACTTCTTCTACTGAGTGTTGGGCTTTTCGAAGAGGTAGTGCGACACGCCCCAGGTATCCCCGCCTTGGTAGGCGAACAGCTCGGAACACGCCAAGTAGAAGATTTGCCATCTGTTGAACCACACGCTGGCGTTCTGCTCCCCATACGTCTCGACCAAGTGCGGCCAGATCTCTTTCTTATGCGCAAGCATCTTGCTCAGCCAGTGCTTGATGCTCGTGTTAGCTCGTCATACTGAGACTGATGTACGGTAGAAAGGCGATCGGCGGCAGCTTACCTCGCACGTCTTGGAGTAGTGTTGTCCGTTGACCCACCACTGCTTCTGAATCTGTAAGTCCCGCTGGAAGAATAGGAGCAGGTCGGTGGAAGGCATAGTGCCTCCTGTGAAGAAATACGTCGTCATCCAGCCCTCCTCACTGAGGTTTTCCGCGGTCAGCGCTTCCCGATAATGCACAACATCGCGGCCGTTACTCACTAATCGTAGGGAGTGGTCCTGTGGGCAAAGATATGGACAAAAAGCTTGCCACCAGGCTTTAAGGCCCTGCCCACCTTTGCCATAAGGAGCTCGTAGTTTTTCATGTGCTCAAATAGCTTTTGTTACAGTCAAAATCCTTTTCATCGGACGCATCTAGCGGTCAGGGAAAATACAAACCTCGATGGAGACAACTCTGTCAAAAGACTCCCGCTCGAACTCATAGTCAACAACGTTACCTGTGATGACCGTGAGGTTTGATAAGCCCTTCTCCTTGGCTTTCCCATCGATGTACTCCTTCTGCGTCCTGGAGTTGGAAAAGGCCGTGACCTTGGAGTTAGGAAGTACCTCGGCGAAGTACAGCGCTCCTGATCCCCAACCGCAGCTGTAACGGTCAGTCAGGCCCTAAATCTAACATATGATCTCTCGATGCATGGGAAGGGCCGGAGACGACTCACCCGAGATCCAAGATACTCATACCATCCTTTAGTTCCGCCTTTTCAATATACGTCTGTAACATGGCCACTTCCGCCTGTGCCAATGTCTCGCCTCCCTTGGGGTACAGACAGCACGAATACTTCATGCGGGGGCCAAGGCATGCGGCGAGGACACCGGTGCCAACCTCGTAGTGCTGCTTGTTGGCCGTAGCGGTCTCAATTGCAATGGGTTGAGTGCGCAATTTCTCGATAAACGTCATCTTCCGCTCGTAATCGAGGCCGAGAGACGTGCTCGCGATGGAGTCGAGACGCTCCTGAAGCTGGCGCCGAATGCCTATCCTGATGACGGCGTTGGGCAGGTAGCCACTGTCGAGAATCCAGTCTAGATGTTGCGTTAGAGAGCTGTTGTCGAGTCACATGCTGACTTCACAATGAGCTTCATGAGGCTTGTGTGCGAGGACGTACCCATGTTCATCTTCGCGGTAGAGGTGATTCGCGAAGGTTCAGTGGAATGAGAGAGGCAGAAATAAGGGATTGACCGTCTCTGTGGCCCGAGTCCCAATGCGTGAGGTTGTATTGTACTTTGAAACCCAAGCGATGTCCGAGCACCCGCTTCGAGTGAGGTCTAAAGCAATATGGGTTGTTGGTTGATGCGAGGTGTTTAGGCTACTTCAATGGAGATTACTGGTATGAGACTTGGAAGTAACAGGTAGCAGTCGAAGCTTGACCTGAATGATTGTATCGACTAGCTAGCTGTGATTGTGGCTGGGTGGCAGGTCGCAGGGTGCGACCGCGACCCCGGCCACTCGGAGCCGGAGCGACCCGCCTAGGCTAGTTCGGCACCGGAATGCGGGTCGGTGGATCATCGATGACACCTTCATTTATGGTCAACTCAGGTAGCTTGATACAGCACGATCCTTGACATCCGAGCTAGAAACCGAGACTGAGAAGTTCGCATTCAGGGAGAAACTAGATTTAATCGTCACACTCGAttccttattttaatacaTCAAGGCAATGCTCGCCAACTTTACGTGGAATTATGGCAGCGTGTGCGATCAAGCCGCAAAGGCATCTCTTCAACCTTGTAATCCTACAACTCCATGTGCTCCAAAATGATTTTATACTCCTTTCTTTGCTTCGGCTTCTTCAGGAAGTTTTCTTTGAAACGTCCCACGGCCCGAGCCAGCTTTTGGAAGAGGTACTTTTCTGATATCCATGCCGCGACCAAGTAAACGCCCCCGAGTAGAATCATGAAGAGCTCAAAGTCCCAGCTTGTCTTGGTAAGTTGCATCAGGTGCCTTACTGAATGCCCCGGGCCAATGATCATCCATATTGTGATTGAAAGGGTTGCCACGATGGTTGTCATAAACGGCCCTTTTCATTGTTAGTTCCTTGGACAAATGTTGCTGCAATCCGACTTCACCTACAGTTCGTCATCGCCTTTTCTCTGAAAGGAGGGCCCGCGTTGAGGACCACACCCGCCAAGATGTACTCGAAACAGGACACCAGAAATAGAACCGTGTTTTCCGAGTTCTTGATATTCGACTTGTCATGGTTGACACGTGGGGGTACGTACCTTTTCTTGTAGTTAGCAGTGCGTAAAGATGATGGTGGGAGCAAGGTAGGAAGCGCTCACCATGACTGCTTTCGCACGGCGACATATACAGCAGTTTGCACGAGTATACAAATGACCATCTGGCCCAGTAACGGTATGAGCACCTTGCGAGAGACGAGGTCTGCAGTTGGTCGCTTTCGTGACAAGACAGGGTATGGCCCAGCCCAGCTCACTACGATACTTATAAGCGTTTTATTCAACGGTTCTGAACTAGACTCATGACTTACTGAAAATGGCAATAGGAAGAATCAACAGTAGATCAATGAATAGGAACTAAAGAGTGATCAGCCAGTGATGACGCTTTGGGCGATCATGTCAACTTACTTGAAAGTCACCGAGATTAGAAGCTGTAGCATAAAGAAAGCTGACGGACGTGAACTGGATGGCCGAGTACAAACTCATGTACTTGAAGCAACTGAAACTCGTCACAAGTGCAGCACGACCCTCGCTAAAGATATGTGTTATGATGATACTCTGCTTCGTGGGGGGTGAAAACACTTACCGGATAACCTGGGGAACGCAACCGATGTCGAAGACGCGTGACGTGAACGGAGCTGCAACAGAAGCTTCCGCCTCTGAGAGGGAGATGCCGACATCTGCAGCCTTGAGAGCGCCGCAATCATTCGCACCGTCACCACAAAAGCCACAGCAGTACCCGATCGCTTGCAATTTCTCAACCAGTTCGTGCTTTTCATCTGGAGACATGCGCGCGAAAACTCGACCACGGACCAGCATCTGAGATCGTAAGCATAGGCAGCCAGGTGGCACGCTCCGGGGGATGAACATACTCTCTGCAACACCAACGGAGGCGCGAAGTCCACAATCCAGCGAAAAATCTCGCCGCTGACTGCTAGAGAGTAATTGCGGATGTCATTGATGTTGTATGCCAATGATGCGTCAACGTCAGCCGGAGGTGGTAGTGGCTGTGCAACAAAGTTAGCTTTACAACACCTTTAGAATTGGAATGAACTTGCAAGAAGAGTCTGTTCGTTCAGCTGGAAACCCCCGTTATCAATGCTCTCCCACCGTAGCCGAGCCTTTGGGTCACCGGCGTTGCCTGCTTACTGTTAGAGTCAATCAGATACCTCACTTGTCGCCACTTGCCTTCTATGAATCTCGGAACGAAGCAGTGCGCAGTCTTGTTGATCAAGTTGCATTCACGAGCAACACTGATGGCAGTCAAGATGTTGTCACCTGTCACCATCGTCGTACTGATGTTCGATTCCAGTAGCTCAGTCAGTACAGGCGCTGTGGTCGGCTTGAGCTTGTTTTCGAAAATAATGAAACCAGTGAATTCCAGTTGAGACTCGGCCTCGTGTCGCTTCATTTTCTGGGCTTTGACCCAGCTGAGTTTTGGAATATGGCGAGCTGCGCAGCCAATGACGCGATAACCCTTGTGTGTATAGTAGGCAAGCTGATCATCATAGTCGACTGGGACTATATGTTGAAGAGGACATTCAAGGTCAGTAGTGCCTTTCGAGGTACACCTAAATCAGTTCGGTAGATATGGATCACTCACAGCTGTCTTCGCGACATATTTCCCGCATGCATTCAGGAGCGCCTTTGACATATATGTCCCCACTTTGCTGTCCAAACTGTCGAACTATGACGCTTGCTCTACGGAGCTGCGAAACGAATTCGAAGGACCTCAGTACCCCCAACTCAAGCAATTGCTGGTTAAGTGGGTTAGTCTAGCTTTGATCGACAGGGGTCCGCAGCCTACCGATTGATCTCCTTGTTGAGTGGCGCCTCGCAGAAGAGCATCATGCTCAGCTGGAGGTCGGGCGACTGACGGCGAAAGGCTGCCCTGGTCTTGGTCGTCTGCCTCGTTGGGACTTTGTTTGCCTTCTTCGAAAGACCACCTTGTAAACTCAAACATCTTGAGGTCAAGTGGATCACCCATCAGCTCGTCGTCCACAGACCTCAACGAGTGGCAAGTTGCCATGGTGTACAAGGCTGCCCTCAATTTTGACATCTGGGCTGGACCGCCGGCCTGCGCCTGTACGAACGACGATGGATCGGTAAGCACCTCCGTGAACCTGCCTGTTACTGTTGATGCGACCCGAACACCGAGTATGTCCAATCCGTCCTCTGTTAGGGTGCCGGTCTTGTCAAAGCACATGATGTCAATCTTACCACCTACGTTGACCCGCTGTGGACTGATGCAAAAGATTTGTTTCTTCTTCAGTCGGCCCAGCGCGAAGTTGGTCCCAATGGTGAGCGTCGCGGGTAGCGCTGGCGGCACCACGATTGTGATAAGATCGAGAGCACGGACGATGATGAGGTGCCAGGCAAGGTGCAGCCGCAGGAAATTGAAGAGAGAGGCGATGAAACCAAGCATGGCTACGATAGCCATGACACTGATGTACCGGAAAGAGTCTCTGTAGAATTTGAAGCCGGATGGTTTGGGGAAGAGCATGGACCGTACAAGGGATCCCTTCGTGGTGCTGAATCCCGTTCTGACCACGAGTGCGAGGGCGACAGCGTCTCCATCACGCTCTTCCTGCGGTCGCCGGGCGCGAATGATCTTGGTACCACAGAAGAGGAAGTGTTTGCCAATCTCTGGCGACACGGTCGGTGCAGCCAAATCGAGACTATACATCGTCTCA is a window encoding:
- a CDS encoding ubiquitin-conjugating enzyme → MDTYSQHLILPSSNLQRLIAAVPTLQVSTKAQTPGHSISGVRSRHEMVSATYPSTCHVHIHTLIHLFNTSLSICACINYPFFYANFCDLTRHRRSLTRRLTPIIDQRTITSPNSTTTSVCNMATPKFNSKSPTIRRILREAQELSSSPSPDYTATPLESDLFEWHFTFRGPPNSSYSEGIYHGRIVLPPTYPLRPPSFRFLTPSGRFETNREICLSISGHHEETWQPAWGVRTALVALRSFMETDPRGQLGGLETSDSVRKRHAIASHTFKCPTCAKTNTEIIQECEESAKANSDSPDSATEVEIPSELKLGYKDEMTESKVLEGGSTEAVTPVPPTPRTEPADAESAELAEGFVRTAPETVVAASSASTSQSPATAASYPPARPGQGIITPTRTVSLPPAPNLSVRPQAPPTTHAYDEGVPLWVDRAIVVLVVLLLAMILKPPSPWMNAEMRESVCFTVAGVCQKPMFPTGWGYHSNELFGPLTCTS
- a CDS encoding ATPase is translated as MYTSFQEKNSETYHSIPVKPYHSSKFDPGNLSIDSILTYDTHTWLALTNIQSIVIYQTSGYPQRSPSAYAEGCLPKISTGQKFLPSATPPTLIPTPFRPSQIPAVRFLSVQELNKTATGAWLFLAPSRARARNHPHSFLELPLAVSSNCLNPTKRFDPRSSHAFNLLSLELEPSIPLRRLDRPEEVADMPAPGENGHHRASSTSRNGHAPLYRLDSNQSSTSIFEEVEMAHDELFSGPMAESLPTSVSAFSHRRPRADSTTSFAYYHDEPEASPTSFEDERQSLSDVGDFAFGDEEESYADYENGETIDDYMSQRRRSSTHSRSSTHSRSSVHARLLRQDSGMTNKSLGGDRLSQKVYMVNEDLTIAIAGFRTSRLGFTAYVALCLCTTGVAWLLLRWFPRWHVKLLGLPSPLAECDWVVVENQWGEFALMDVDKKLYGRPMSTIFGHTGKSYGVDDDYDPIITELRMLNYRYVRLYFNQQKDKFVIFNGWVDPNWTDPRAVRAGIDSDEKGLRAVVFGNNLIDIEQKSTPQLLVDEVFHPFYVFQIASLILWSLDEYYYYAVAIFLMSFGSIATTLIETKATMKRLREISRFECDVRVLRNGFWRFVSSSELVPGDVYEVSDPNLTQFPSDGLLLSGDCIVNESMLTGESVPVSKTPATDETMYSLDLAAPTVSPEIGKHFLFCGTKIIRARRPQEERDGDAVALALVVRTGFSTTKGSLVRSMLFPKPSGFKFYRDSFRYISVMAIVAMLGFIASLFNFLRLHLAWHLIIVRALDLITIVVPPALPATLTIGTNFALGRLKKKQIFCISPQRVNVGGKIDIMCFDKTGTLTEDGLDILGVRVASTVTGRFTEVLTDPSSFVQAQAGGPAQMSKLRAALYTMATCHSLRSVDDELMGDPLDLKMFEFTRWSFEEGKQSPNEADDQDQGSLSPSVARPPAEHDALLRGATQQGDQSQLLELGVLRSFEFVSQLRRASVIVRQFGQQSGDIYVKGAPECMREICREDSFPVDYDDQLAYYTHKGYRVIGCAARHIPKLSWVKAQKMKRHEAESQLEFTGFIIFENKLKPTTAPVLTELLESNISTTMVTGDNILTAISVARECNLINKTAHCFVPRFIEGKWRQVRYLIDSNSKQATPPLPPPADVDASLAYNINDIRNYSLAVSGEIFRWIVDFAPPLVLQRMLVRGRVFARMSPDEKHELVEKLQAIGYCCGFCGDGANDCGALKAADVGISLSEAEASVAAPFTSRVFDIGCVPQVIRFSCFKYMSLYSAIQFTSVSFLYATASNLGDFQFLFIDLLLILPIAIFNLVSRKVLIPLLGQMVICILVQTAVYVAVRKQSWYVPPRVNHDKSNIKNSENTVLFLVSCFEYILAGVVLNAGPPFREKAMTNWPFMTTIVATLSITIWMIIGPGHSVRHLMQLTKTSWDFELFMILLGGVYLVAAWISEKYLFQKLARADYKVEEMPLRLDRTRCHNSTFSLNANFSVSVSSSDVKDRVIDDPPTRIPLVDTIIQVKLRLLPVTSKSHTTGARTSLGFQSTIQPHALGLGPQRRSIPYFCLSHSTEPSRITSTAKMNMGTSSHTSLMKLIVNGYLPNAVIRIGIRRQLQERLDSIASTSLGLDYERKMTFIEKLRTQPIAIETATANKQHYEVGTGVLAACLGPRMKYSCCLYPKGGETLAQAEVAMLQTYIEKAELKDGMSILDLGCGWGSGALYFAEVLPNSKVTAFSNSRTQKEYIDGKAKEKGLSNLTVITGNVVDYEFERESFDRVVSIELFEHMKNYELLMAKVGRALKPGGKLFVHIFAHRTTPYDYEEGWMTTYFFTGGTMPSTDLLLFFQRDLQIQKQWWVNGQHYSKTCEHWLSKMLAHKKEIWPHLVETYGEQNASVWFNRWQIFYLACSELFAYQGGDTWGVSHYLFEKPNTQ